One Pseudomonadales bacterium genomic window, TTCATCATCATCCTGCAAAATGGCCACCGGCAAGTCTAAAGTCGTGGTATAACGACACCAAGCCACACAACCACCCACTTCAAAGCCAGAACCCAGCCCAGCAAACCCTTGCAAGGGTTTACCTTGTTCCTGTGTAATGAGCGCGGCCAACTCGTCAAAATGAGCCTCGATTTTATCCGCAACCTCATTAATTTTTTGCTTGCGGGTTGCCATATCAACCTTACTCCAGGTCTTAAACGCCTTTTGTGCGGCGACAACAGCCTGATCCAAATGTTCTTGCTTGGCCACTGGACACTGGGCAACCAATGCTTCTGTCGCTGGGTTTAACACATCGAAGTAGTCTTGGGTATCAACCTTCTTACCATCAATAATTAACGAATACTGAGCCATATCATATCCTCATTTAGGCGCTTTTAACGCTCTGCCTGTTCTATAAAAAATTGTCGAAAACTGCTTACCAACCTAATCTAACCTTAGGGTTCGCTAGGCCTTTTATAGTCACCTTGATTAGATCACCCCTTGGTGATGACCTCCTTGACACCCTGATAGCAATCCAGGGTAGCAAGTAGAACAAATTCCCTCAATCTTTTCTTGCTCTACAGGGAAGTCAGGATTGTATTAGAGAGAAGTTCTTGAAGGATCCTCATTCAGCATCGAACAAAAAATGGAAAGACAAACCAAACTCTGAAATTCACACTCTATTCAACCCCACCCTTAATTGTTATAGAATAGGCGCTTTTTGATTGTCACCAGTCACTCCTCTTTAAGTGCAAACTAAGCCTTTTCAAACCGCAGGTTAACCGACATTATCACTATGCTAAGGGTTAAAACTACACGATGTTTTGCAGTGTTTATTCTCTTCTTTACCCATTTTTCCTTTGCCGAGCCATCAATAGAACTGCAAGACAAGCAGGTGATTAATCGCTCAACCTTTGTGGTTGGAAAGGTCAGCAGCAACTTTAGAAAACACCGTAAAATGCTGGCTCCGATGGCAGCATATCTCGCTAAAAACATGTCCGACTTAGGCATTCAATCAGGCGCAGTACTGCTCGCCAAAAATAATGAGGAAATGATCCAATTCCTGAAGCAGGGCAAGGTTGACTTGGTAACTGAAACCCCTTTTTCCGCAATGCTCTATACTTTAGAAGCACCCGCTGAACCTATTGTACGAAAATGGAAGAAAGGGGTTCCCACCTATTACTCTATCATCTTTGCTCGCAATGACAGCGGCATTAACCAACTTTCCGATTTACCTGGAAAAACGTTGGCATTTGAAGATCCCGGCTCAACCAGCGCATACATGCTACCGTTAGCAACGTTATTGCGTCAGGGGTATACATTAGTCGCAAAAGAATCTAAAAACTTCATAGTACCGGATGACATGATTGGCTATATCTTCAGCGGCGCTGAACAACACACCTCTCAGCTCGTGATTCGCGGTGTTGCCGACGCTGGTGCCATTAGCAATTTGGACTGGGACAAACCGGATCATATCCCTATCGCCCACAAACGCAACTATCACATTATTCACCGTTCCAGCGCTATCCCACGCGCCATCGAAGTCATTCGAAGTGATCTAGACGCTAATATTAAAGCCCGCACCAAAGCACTCTTGCTCAATGCACACAATGATCCACAGGCATCGCGCGCACTCAAGCGTTATCAAAAAACCAAACGCTTTGACGAGCTAGACGAAGAAACGCTGATACGCCTGGAAGAAATAAAGAAATTTTCTTATCTGTTCAGTACACCAAATTAACCAGCCTTTAGCTGAGCCGGCATTTTATCTAAACTGCTTTTAAGACGTCGTTAATTACCTAAAATCAACAATAAGACAACCCCGTTGTCCTCTCCTGAAGTTATTTGACTTAAACCAACTTGATTCATGATAATGGGAGCTCGCGTGCAGTTATAAGCTCTTCAGCAAAAAAACAATTAATATCAAATCGTTAAAGGCGAACCGAAAGTTTAGAGAGGCTTTATGACTGGAAAAAAAGCCAGCCCCGACAGCGTTCATCCGACAAAAACGGACCGACGCAGCTTCAATACCTGGGAAACCTTTACATCAATGGCGCGAGTCGGTATCTCGTTGCCACTGCTATTTACCCCGCAACTTGTCAGCCTGGGCACGGAACTCACTCGTATCATCTCCGGAAAATCAACCTTACAGCCGGGGCTAAATGATTATCGCTTTAAAGACCCCGCCTGGGAAACCAACCCCATCTATAAGGCGTCAATGCAAACCTACCTTGCCTGGTGTGGCTACCTACAAGGGTTGATCGACGAAACCCCGCTCAGCGAAGATGAAAAACTCCAGGCAAAAACCGCTATCGAACGGCTTACCCATTCGCTTTCTCCTAGCCATCCGGGAGCTAGTTTAGATGCCGTTCAGCACACGATCAAAGCACGCGGCGCCAGTCTGGTTCACGGACTTAATCGCATGACGAGTGATGTGCTGGGACTCGAAGAACCCGTAATCTCCTCGGTGTCAAGCAAACTAACCATTGGCAAGGATATCGCGATCACCGCAGGCTCAGTTGTTTTTCGCAACGAGCTGCTCGAATTAATTCAATATAAAACTGTCTCCGCCAAGGTGTATCGCGAACCCATTTTGTTAATTTCATCACCCATCAACAAGTTCTATATCTATGATCTATATCCGCATAACAGCCTAACCCATTATCTGGTTGAAGCCGGGTTCCAAGTCTTTACTTTAAGTTGGCGCAACCCCAGCCAGAAACACAAGCATTGGAATCTAGAGTCTTATATTGAGTCACTCCTGGATGCTACCGAAACTGTCCATGCCATCTCGGGAAATACAAAACTCCATTTATTTGGCTACTCCGCAGGAGGCATATTCGCAGCGTTACTAAGCAGCATCCTCGCACAACGCGATGGCATCGAAGCAACCACAGCAAGTTTTGTTGTTACTAATTTTTATACGCAGACACGCGCGCAGGTGGGTATTGCCATCAGTCAACAAATGCTACTGGCGGCTAAAACTCTACTCAAACTAAGAGGCATTTTGGAGGGTAAGGAATTAGCACGTATGTTTGCCTGGTTACGACCCAATTGTTTGCTCTGGAATGCCTGGACTTGTAATTATTTTGCAGGGGAGGATCAGCCTACCGCTGATGTTCGCTACTGGAATACCGATATACCACGCATACCCAACTCACTATTCTGTGATTTTCTTGATCTCTATAGCGACGATTATCTGCTGCAACCAGGCCACCTTACTTTGTGTGGCTATCCTGTCGACTTGTCATTGATAACTGGTGATAAATACTTTGTCGCTGGCTCCAGTGACCACATCACGCCCTGGGAATACTGTTACCAAAGCAGCTTAAAGTTGAGTGGTCAACGCGAGTTTGTGCTGGTAAATCGTGGCCATATGCGCTCTCTCATTTGTCCCGAAGGCAGTAAAGCCGCCCGTTTTTATACCAATACTCGAGCTGATGAAAATTACAGTGACTGGCTATCGGAGGCCACCCAACATCAAGGCTCCTGGTGGTCACACTGGATTGATTGGCTACAACAACGGAGTACAAATACAAAAAATAACTTACATAAACTTGGCAACACCGAATTTCCACCTTTGGCTCCCGCGCCCGGCAAATACGTCATCGAGTGACTTTATCTCACTATGGAATGGCGGGGGGAGTCGTCGGCTTCCGCACGAAAAAGCCACACTACCCCAACCGCAAGTCCTACTTACTGATTAGCCTAATGCCTCTTTGGCTGGGACATAATCATAATCAAGCGCATCACTCACTGCTCGATAGGTAACTTTACCCTGATGTACATTCAGGCCATTCATTAAATGTGGGTCATCCAACAGTGCTTGCTTGTAACCTTTGTTTGCCAAGGCCAGAGCGAAAGGCAGGGTTGCATTATTCAATGCCATCGTCGATGTACGAGCGACACCACCGGGCATATTCGCCACACAATAATGGATAATATCGTCCACGACATAGGTCGGCGACTGATGGGTGGTCGCTTTCGACGTTTCAAAGCAGCCACCTTGATCGATAGCCACATCGCAAACCACCGAGCCAGGTCGCATATTCGCCAGATGTTCTTTACGTAACAACTTGGGTGCCGCAGCACCAGGAATGAGTACCGCACCGATCACTAAATCTGCACTGGCTGAATAATAATCAATAGCGTCAACTGTGGAGTAAACCGTTTTAATTTGATTACCAAACAAATCATCCAGCTCACGCAAGCGAGGTGTTGAGCGATCCAAAATTATCACATCGGCACGCATGCCCACCGCCATTTGTGCAGCATTGGTGCCAACTACGCCGCCACCGATAATAAGCACTTTCCCTGGAGCAACGCCAGGCACACCACCCAAGAGCACACCCGAACCACCCTGGGCTTTCTCCAGATGATGCGCCCCGGCCTGAATCGACATACGCCCCGCCACTTCGCTCATCGGTGCTAACAGCGGTAATCCACCACGTGCATCTGTCACCGTTTCATAGGCAACACAAGTCGCGCCGGAAGCCACCAACAACTCTGTCTGCTGAGGATCTGGCGCTAAATGCAAATAAGTATAGAGCAACTGCCCTTCTCGTAGCATTTTGCACTCGTTGGGCTGCGGTTCTTTAACCTTAATGATCATCTCAGCCTGCGCGAATATTTGCTCCGCCGACTCCTCAACTCTCGCTCCAGCGGCAATATATTGGTCATCGGTAAAACCAATAGAGGCGCCTGCATTTCGCTCCACCACCACCACATGGCCATGCGCCGCCAACTCCCGTACAGAACTTGGCGCTAAACCAACACGATACTCATGATTTTTTATTTCTTTTGGCACACCAATCAACATTTTTTACCCCCTAATAGATTAGATTTTATATTTAGAATATGTGGCTATTATATTGATAATAATCTAGTGTTTTTTCTTTATTTAATGAATAAAATAGTCGTTTCAACTACTATTTTTAAAAAAACAGTAATTCCAACTATTTAAACCACCCGTATGAAACCCTCTGCCGCACAATTAAACCGAATTGACCGACACATTCTCCGCATTCTGCAACAGGAAGGACGCACCTCCTACGCCGAACTCGCACGTCAAGTCGGTTTGACCACAACGCCCTGCATAGAGCGGGTTAAACGTCTGGAAAGAGAGGGCTATATCAAGGGTTACACCGCCATCCTAACGCCCGAGTTCCTAGACGCCGGACTAATTGTATTTGTACAGATTCGACTCGCCCGCACCTCTCCCGAAACCTTTGAGGATTTTAAGCACGCGGTGATTAACTTGCCGGAAGTACAAGAATGTTATTTGGTGTCCGGTAATTTTGACTACCTGCTGAAAGCTCGGGTTGCCAATATGGCTGCCTATAGAGAGTTTCTCGGCGAGACACTGCTAACGGTGCCGGGTGTGAACGAGTCTACCAGTATCGTGGTAATGGAGGCGGTCAAAGAGACCTTGACCATTCCTATCTCTTATCAATAACCCAAGAGCCGGACAGCATGATTTATGACTACATCATTATTGGCGGCGGTATTATTGGACTAGCCACGGCCTGGCAACTACAGCAGCAACAACCGCAACCCTCAATTCTACTGTTGGAAAAAGAGTCCGATTTCGCCCAACACCAAACCGGTCGCAATAGCGGGGTTATCCATGCTGGTGTCTACTATGCTCCGGGTAGTTTGAAAGCGCGTTTTTGCCGTGAAGGTCTCGCCGCCACGTTGACATTTTGTCATCGCTACAACATACCTTATCAGCAATGTGGAAAGCTTTTGGTTGCAACTAATAAGCTTGAAGCACAGCGCATGGCAGCATTGCGCGAACGCTGCGAGCAAAACCAGATCAGCGTCACGGCATTAAGCCAAAACCAACTCAAGGATAGAGAACCGGCAATAAACGGTATTGGCGCCCTTTATGTGGAAACAACAGGGATCGTTGATTACTTAGCGGTGTCTCGACGGATGGCTAGAGAATTTAGCACTGCTGGCGGCAAGTATTTACTAGAGCACGAAGTTGTTGGCTTATCTGAGTCCAGCGAGGAAGTGTTAGTAAACACTAAGCATGACACATTTCGCTGTCGCTTTTTAATCACTTGCGCAGGTTTGATGGCGGATCGCATGGCGCGACTACTTAGCATTCCGATTGATTTCCAGATCATTCCCTTTCGTGGTGAGTACTATCAACTTCCTGCTCGGCTCAACGGGCTGATCAAGCATCTGGTCTACCCAATTCCTGATCCCGCCTTACCCTTCCTTGGGGTGCACTTGACCCGCATGATCGATGGCTCAATCACGGTTGGCCCTAACGCGCTGCTGGGCTGGAAGCGCGAAGGCTACGGCAAATTTAACCTGAATATAAAAGACAGCTATGAAATGCTTAGCTTTCCTGGTTTTTGGGCTAGTATGAAGCAGCAATTCATACCCGGTTTAGTGGAGCTCAAAAATGCCTGGTTCAAGTCAAGCTACCTGAAACAGGTGCAGAAATATTGTCCTCAAATCCAAACAGACGACTTACTACCTCATGCCACCGGAATCCGTGCGCAGGCAGTTTTAAAAGACGGCTCGATGGTACAGGATTTTTTATTTGCTGAGTCGCACAGGTCTTTGCATGTGTGCAATGCACCTTCTCCGGCTGCAACGTCCGCCATCCCCATCGGCAACTATATCTGTGAAAAAATTCGTTTAAAGCACGATAAATTAAGCCGGCGTTGAATGCACAGTGTGCTATTTATCATCTCCGCGAACATGAATTATGCCCGTCATTTCGGGATGAGGACCACAGCGGTAAGGGAAACTACCTGCTCTCTCAAAGGTTCGCTCAAACACTTCGTCAGGCCAGAAATACTCACCATCCTTTTCATCTAGCGCCTCAAAATAAACACTATGGTACTGGCGTTTTTCCTTATTTACCCAGCGGACTGTGTCGCCTTTATTAATTGTCAGCTCTTGAGGGATGTACTGTTTTTTAAAAATTTCCACCTCAACTGTATCGGCCTGAGCAAGATTGGCTAGAATCAGCATAATAACCAAAAATAGGTGTTTATTATTGAGTACAGCGCAGAGATATTGCCCCATCATTTTGTCTACCTTTATCAGTGATTTAATCACGAATATCGATACCACCTATGCTAACATTTTGTTTCGGTGACTTTAAATCCCCGCAATTTTGCGGGGAACCCCCCGAACGTTTATCGCTCAACCGCGTTAACCTCAACCTCAGCATTATCAAACGCCAACTTATAGCCCAATGAAACATGGTGATAACGCGCATTACTGTAATCATCGTGGATAGCAAAACCAAAATTGTAGACCTGATCCAGCGCTAAACTAATATCATCCGGCCGGTCAGACTTGAGTGGTCGTTTGATTTCAACGACCCACTGACCATTCTGATTAATGGCATTAAACTCGCCGATGGAATTTTCGTGCATGACTCGATCTGCCAAGATCGCACCATCTTCCACTTTGTCTTCTCCGGCTTTATAGCGAATGATGTCCATGTAATGTCCTGCACTGAATTCCGCCTTGATTTCATCTTCGGTTTTGCGCTGATCCCAACCACCCAAGGGCTTGTCGTTGCGGCCACGAATCTCAATATCCGTTCGGCTTTCAGTGAGATACTTCGTCACATCCTGACCCTGCGGTGCATATGGCATACTGTTGAGATCGGCATGACAGGTGCCCCAGCAACCAGCTCTATCAGCATATTCCACATCATCCGTAGCCAGCATGACGGCCAATTTCATAGCATTTTTACTATCCATCTTGCCACCCTCCACGAAGGGTACCGGCGCATGCTCGGTATCGGCCCACTGAAATCGCAAATACAGGTTTTCCTTATCGTGCATTGCTTGTACTACCACCGGAATACTTCCTCGCTTGCCGGGTATCACCTGAGACTCAAGCTTTTCACCGGAAACTATTTTCTGTCCTATGTCCGCCGTTTCTTCATCATGGCAATCAACACAACGATCACCCTTTTTGAAGGAACGAGCGCCGCCGTGCCTACGGCCTAACACCCACTCCATCGAGGCCTCGCCCGGATAAAACACAGTAACATTACGCACCGGGGCAGGACTCCAATCAAGTGATGAGGTGCTGACTGGTGCTGCGCCAACAATATCCGCCACGACTGAAGTTGCCTGCGCGATAGCGACATCTTCAGCAAAGTTTGTTGCAGCCGGTTGTTCATTTGACTCTTTCGCCGCCGCCTGCTCTTCCAAAAACTTAACCCACTGCGGTGGTAACGGAATTGCACGGTCAGGTTTTGGTGCCGTTAACTTATCCAGCTCTTCATCTGCTAACTGATCATGAACCGCTTTGTGCGCAATACCTTTATGGCAATCGATACAGGTATTACCGGCCTGCATCGCATTCATGTGCTGTTTACGCGCCCGAGGTTTCTGAGTTTCCGGGGTCATGGTGTTATAGTCGTGGCAGTTACGGCACTCTCGTGAATTGGTATCCTTCATGTCATGCCAAACATTTTTAGCCAGTTTTAGGCGCTTAGCATCAAATTTTTCTGGCGTATTAATACTGCCTAAGGCTTTATGCAGCAATTCATTGGAAGCTTTGATTTTACGTACGAATTTGTAGACCCAAGGATCCGGCACGTGGCAATCTGAACAGGTTGCACGCACACCGCTACGGTTAGTGTAGTGGATCGTCTTGGTGTACTCTTGATAGACATTTTCTTCCATCTCATGGCAGCTGATACAGAAACCAAGCGTATTGGTCGCCTCCATCGCCGTGTTAAAACCACCCCAGAAGATAACGCCTGCCAACATGAATATCAGAGCGGTACCAATTGTAGTGCCTAATATCAGCTTATTGGAAAGCCAGCTTTTTAATTTGTTTGTTATTCCCATCACAGGGACTCCCCAGGAAAGAAGAAAATAATGGATCTGTCGTCAGGTTAAAAAGGCGAGATGGGTTCCCCCACCTCGCCTGCGTAACATTCACCTCATAACAAGTTAGGTTACGTGGTTAGTACGGTTGTAAACATTAAACTTACCCGTTGGTGTAGTTAGGCCTTTGATGCGTTTTTTCTCTTTAAGAGTTTTGGCATCGTAGACAACAATTTCACCTGAGGCATTTTTGTTGTCCTTACGGTTCCAGACAGAGACCCAAACTTCACTACCGTCTTTGCTGTATTCCATATGAACGGCTACTTTACCTTCGTCTTTAGTCACGCGGATTGTTTTCACAATTTTACGTGTCTTTTTGTCGAAAACCTGCACACTTTGCTGAATTTCCGGCTCTGGGTGTAAAGTCTGATCCGCCCAAACATACTGAGAGGTCGGGTGGGTTCGAATAAACACCCCAGGCCCTTCAGTTTCGACTTCGTAGCACAGCTTCCAAGCTTGATCTTTATGCTTGGCTGGGTCATTGCCCCAAACAGAGACTAGACCAACACCTAGGTGAGTAGTACCCGCAACTGGGCCGCATTTCGGATCATTCCAGTTCGCACCAGGGCCAGGGTGTGGCTTGGCGTCTGTATCAATCATAGCTTCAAGCTTACGTTCTTTGGTATCAACGACAACCATTTTATCGGACGCATTTGCCGCAATTTGGAAGTAACGCCCGGTTGGATCAAAGAAGCCGTCGTGCAAGAACTTGGCTGAATTGATCTGCTCTATGCGCAGATTATCCAGATCAGAGTAATCCACCTGCCACATTTGACCCAGCTCTTTTACCGCGACTAGGAACGTGGGTTCATTTGGAGTTGTGTAGATTGCCGCTACTCGTGCTTCGTTAACATAGTTACCATCAACATCGATACCGCGCGTCGAAACAACTTTCAACGGCTCCATGGTTTTGGCATCCAAAATAACGAAGTGAGGCGGCCAGTAACCACCACCAATCACGTATTTTCCATCGCCAGATACAGCTACGTCACGCGCATCGTAGGCCATTTGCGTTTCTGCCACCAACATACTGCCGGGCTTCTGCCACAAATCAATTTTGGTCATCTTGCCATCGCGGCCCTGGGTGTACCAGAAACGACCAGCAATTCCACCATCAACGATTTTCTCTTTGTTATGGTGTTCAGAGGCTTTAATTACGTGTACCGCATAGCCGGTATCAATGTGGTCAATCACTTCATGGGTATCGCCATCGATAACGGCAACTTTACCCGCATCGCGTTCGATAACGACAAAAAAGTTTTCCCAATTACGTCCGTGCAAAGGTTTAGTCGGGTAGTCTTTAGGATCAATATAAACCTTGTGACGCTCTTTCATTAATGAAAGTGGCATTTCCGGCGGGATAGGTGGTTCGATCTGAATGTACTTAGCCAACAAATCAATTTCAGCTTTACTGAAAGTGTCATCGAAGTTGTTCATACCGCCTTCGGTACCCAACTCGATAATACGACTAAGACGTTGCGTACCTTTTTCTAGGGTGTCTTTCGGTAACAGACTTTTACCAGTGGCACCTTTACGCAGCACACCATGACAACCAGCACAGCGTTGAAAGTACATTGATTTAGCTTTTTCAAATTCTGCGGGAGTTAAGGTCGGTGCGGCATTGGTCGCAGCCTGCACAGCACTCCCCAAACCTAAACCTAGCGTTAATGCTAGTGTTGATAGGGCTAGTCTAGAGCGTTTCATTGATGATCTCCTTTGGTTTTGTAGAAATCGGTTCTCACTATCCCTTTTTACCCCAGGTGAATTTAGCGAAAACCTGTTCTTCTTAATTATCTTTGCTCTCTTCAGAGTCGAATAACTGACTACAACTATAGTGACTAGCACATAGAGCAATTTGATCGAGATCAATAGTTATTGGCGAAAAAGTATGTCAAAAAACGACAAATACCACTTAGGAGGTAACTCGAAAAATACAGAATATTTATTTAAAAACAGAGAGTTATATTTTGAACGAAGAAATATAAAGAGACGCACACGCACCCGAGTTTATTGGGGGTATTTTATCAACTTACAGCAATTTGATTATCAAAATGACGCTAAAAATTAACTTTTAGCCTTCAATCTAGAGCCTATTTCCCAGTTCGGAGAGACCAACCTGGAGCCCTGACACTACATTCTATCCATCACTTCGATACCCAGCAGGTTGAGTCCGGTATGCAGCGTCCTTTCCGCCAACTGACACAATCGCAAACGACTCTCGCGTATTTCTGCTGCGATACCCTGCTTAAGAATTGGGCAGTTTTCATAAAAACCCATGGTGTCACTGGCCAGTTCGTAAAGATAGCCACAAAGTTGATGCGGAGTACATTCCAAAGCAACTTGCTCAATCGTTTCAGAAAACTGTAGTAATTTTAACGCCAGCTGCACTTCACTCGGCTCAATGAGTTGGATTACCCGTTGCGTCGCCTCAGCATCGATCTCCGCTTTACGGAAAATGCTTTGAATACGCGTATAGGCATATTGCAAATAGGGCGCAGTATTGCCCTCAAAACTCAGCATGCTATCCCAATTAAACACGTAATCACTGGTGCGATGCTTAGATAAATCGGCATATTTCACCGCGCCAATACCAACCTTTGCAGCGATCTCTGCACGCTCCTGAGCGCTTAATTCATGGTTTTTACTCGCCACTAATTGATCTGCCCTTGTGACTGCTTCATCCAACAATTCAGCCAATTTGACAGTGCCGCCACTACGTGTTTTAAACGGCTTACCATCTGTTCCCATCATGGTGCCAAAAGCAAGATGCTCAAGAGAAACTTCTTCGCCAACCCAACCCGCCTTACGGGCTATGGTATAAACCTGTTGCAGGTGGAGTGATTGTCTGGCATCAACGAAATAAAGCACTCGGTCTGCCTTTAACTGATCATTACGATAGCGTAATGCTGCCAAATCTGAAGTAGCGTAGAGATAACCGCCATCGGATTTTTGTACTATAACCGGTGACGGTTTGCCCTCTTTATCGGCAAACTCATCGAGAAAAACTACCTGTGCACCTTGATCGGTTACCGCCAAACCCTTTGCTTTTAGTTCAGCTACCACGTGCGGCAGATCTTCGTTATAGGCGCTCTCTGGCATGATATGCTCATGCGATAAGGTCACCTTCAACTTTTTATAGATCGCTTCGCTATGAGCAATGGAGACATCGATAAATTTCTGCCACAACTTTAAGCAGTGTGCATCTCCCGCCTGTAACTTTACCACATACTCACGAGCACGATTGGCAAACGTGACATCTTCATCGAAGCGAATTTTGGCTTCCCGATAAAAAGTCTCTAAATCTTCCAGCGCGACTTCAGCCAATGCCTGTTCCGCCGACAATCGATCTTCTAAGTGCGCAATCAACATACCAAATTGGGTACCCCAATCACCCATGTGGTTCTGCCGAATCACTTTGTCGCCCATAAACTCAAGTACACGGACTACCGCGTCACCAATAATAGTGCCGCGCAAATGTCCAACGTGCATTTCCTTGGCCAAATTCGGTGCCGAATAATCTACAACTACCGTTGCAGGGGCAGCATGACGGGCAACTCCTAAATGCGAATTCTGTAATGATTCTTCACACTGTCTCGCCAACCAATCTGGCGATAAATGGATATTAATAAACCCCGGCCCGGCAATTTCAATTTTTTCCGCAACATCCGTCAAGTACAGTTGCTTGACGATGGCCTCTGCCAATTCTCTCGGGTTAGTTTTCATTTGTTTTGCCGCAGGTAAAGCGCCATTAGCCTGATAGTGACCAAATTCAGGACGCGTACTTTGCGTTAGTAGAACGGCGTTTTCTGCTGCAAGCCCGGCGGCATCCATTGCCTGCTTAACCTGATTCGATAGATATTGTCTTATATTCATGTGCTGAATTTGAACCAATTACTTGAAAACCAAATGAACCCGAAGGGGGCGGCGTAGTATAGCCGAAGCCGATGATTTATTAAACGAAGCCTTGCACAGAGCATGCGTCTTTCCCAAGCATTTGATATATTGCCAAGAACAAGTGATTAAAGAGATTCCGCGCACAATGAAAAAAGAAGCTTACCGGGTGATCTTTAAAGGCGAATTAGCGTCAGATGCTGAACCTAACCAAGTCAAGATCGGCATGGCCAAGCTGTTTAAGCTAAACCCAGCACTACCCGACCACTTAGCTAAATTACGGCGGATGTTTTCAGGTAGAAACATCGTGATAAAAGATAACCTCACGAAAGCCGAAGCCGAAAAGTACCAGCAGGCCATTTCACTGGTCGGTGGTGTCAGCCAAATTGAATTGACCCCTGAGGCCGATCAGCGCAAAGATCAGCGCCGCAAACAGAGCGAAAGACGTGCGGTACGCCGAACTTCCTCCATCCTCCCGGATAGAAGAAAAAACACCGGACGTAGGCAAACAGACCCAAACAACGAATAGAGCGCCTTACATTTCAATTAATAGTTTTTACTTCCGGATAAAGCTTATTTAATGGTATTGACAGCCCGTTATCACCAACGATTCTGGCATGACATCTACGCAGCAAACGCGGCTCTTTTACACCACAGGAATGGGCGATCATCTCAACTTCATGCATCATGTTGAGCGCATAGTGCTTTACCCGCTCCGACTTATCCATTGGATCAAGCCCCCGCTGTAGTCGCTTATCATGGGTGGTAATCCCGGTGGGGCAAGTATTTTTATTACACTGCATCGCCTGAATACAACCCAGTGCGAACATAAAACCACGGGCAGAGGTGACAAAATCTGCACCAATACTCAGCGCCCAGGCAACCCCAGAAGGAGTAATTAATTTGCCCGCAGCAACTACCTTCACCCGCTCACGTAAATGGTATTCCTGAAGCTTATCCACTAACATGGGCAGGCTTTCCTTCAAAGGCAGCCCCATATAATCAATCAAACTTTGTGGCGCGGCACCAGAACCACCATCAGCACTATCTAGCGCGATAAAATCAGGTGC contains:
- a CDS encoding c-type cytochrome, with the translated sequence MKRSRLALSTLALTLGLGLGSAVQAATNAAPTLTPAEFEKAKSMYFQRCAGCHGVLRKGATGKSLLPKDTLEKGTQRLSRIIELGTEGGMNNFDDTFSKAEIDLLAKYIQIEPPIPPEMPLSLMKERHKVYIDPKDYPTKPLHGRNWENFFVVIERDAGKVAVIDGDTHEVIDHIDTGYAVHVIKASEHHNKEKIVDGGIAGRFWYTQGRDGKMTKIDLWQKPGSMLVAETQMAYDARDVAVSGDGKYVIGGGYWPPHFVILDAKTMEPLKVVSTRGIDVDGNYVNEARVAAIYTTPNEPTFLVAVKELGQMWQVDYSDLDNLRIEQINSAKFLHDGFFDPTGRYFQIAANASDKMVVVDTKERKLEAMIDTDAKPHPGPGANWNDPKCGPVAGTTHLGVGLVSVWGNDPAKHKDQAWKLCYEVETEGPGVFIRTHPTSQYVWADQTLHPEPEIQQSVQVFDKKTRKIVKTIRVTKDEGKVAVHMEYSKDGSEVWVSVWNRKDNKNASGEIVVYDAKTLKEKKRIKGLTTPTGKFNVYNRTNHVT
- a CDS encoding NapC/NirT family cytochrome c; the encoded protein is MGITNKLKSWLSNKLILGTTIGTALIFMLAGVIFWGGFNTAMEATNTLGFCISCHEMEENVYQEYTKTIHYTNRSGVRATCSDCHVPDPWVYKFVRKIKASNELLHKALGSINTPEKFDAKRLKLAKNVWHDMKDTNSRECRNCHDYNTMTPETQKPRARKQHMNAMQAGNTCIDCHKGIAHKAVHDQLADEELDKLTAPKPDRAIPLPPQWVKFLEEQAAAKESNEQPAATNFAEDVAIAQATSVVADIVGAAPVSTSSLDWSPAPVRNVTVFYPGEASMEWVLGRRHGGARSFKKGDRCVDCHDEETADIGQKIVSGEKLESQVIPGKRGSIPVVVQAMHDKENLYLRFQWADTEHAPVPFVEGGKMDSKNAMKLAVMLATDDVEYADRAGCWGTCHADLNSMPYAPQGQDVTKYLTESRTDIEIRGRNDKPLGGWDQRKTEDEIKAEFSAGHYMDIIRYKAGEDKVEDGAILADRVMHENSIGEFNAINQNGQWVVEIKRPLKSDRPDDISLALDQVYNFGFAIHDDYSNARYHHVSLGYKLAFDNAEVEVNAVER
- the argS gene encoding arginine--tRNA ligase, with translation MNIRQYLSNQVKQAMDAAGLAAENAVLLTQSTRPEFGHYQANGALPAAKQMKTNPRELAEAIVKQLYLTDVAEKIEIAGPGFINIHLSPDWLARQCEESLQNSHLGVARHAAPATVVVDYSAPNLAKEMHVGHLRGTIIGDAVVRVLEFMGDKVIRQNHMGDWGTQFGMLIAHLEDRLSAEQALAEVALEDLETFYREAKIRFDEDVTFANRAREYVVKLQAGDAHCLKLWQKFIDVSIAHSEAIYKKLKVTLSHEHIMPESAYNEDLPHVVAELKAKGLAVTDQGAQVVFLDEFADKEGKPSPVIVQKSDGGYLYATSDLAALRYRNDQLKADRVLYFVDARQSLHLQQVYTIARKAGWVGEEVSLEHLAFGTMMGTDGKPFKTRSGGTVKLAELLDEAVTRADQLVASKNHELSAQERAEIAAKVGIGAVKYADLSKHRTSDYVFNWDSMLSFEGNTAPYLQYAYTRIQSIFRKAEIDAEATQRVIQLIEPSEVQLALKLLQFSETIEQVALECTPHQLCGYLYELASDTMGFYENCPILKQGIAAEIRESRLRLCQLAERTLHTGLNLLGIEVMDRM